TCTCTTGCAATTCTAGGTCATTACGGCAGGAGTATTACAGATTTGGTACTTACTGGTCTACAGAATGTTAGTGAAAGAGGCTTTTGGGTCATGGGTAATGCTAAAGGACTCCAGAAGTTGGTCTCTTTCGGGGTTACCTCATGCCGAGGGTTTACAGATGTAGCTATTGAGGCATTTGGAAAGGGCTGCCCTAATTTGAAGAATTTATCCCTCCACAAGTGTTcttttgtttctgacaatggatTGGTAGCTTTCACCAAGAACTCAGCATGTATTAAAAGCCTGCGTCTAGAGGAGTGCAATAGGATTTCCCAGTATGGTGTTCTTGCTGCCATCCCTAACTGCGGTTTGAAACTGAAGGCACTTTCCCTTGTTAAGTGCATGGGTATCAAGGATATAGTATCAGAAGCTCATCGTCTCACTCCCAGCAAATCTCTGCGATCTCTGTCTATTAGTGACTGCCCTGGTTTCGGAAGTATTAGTTTGGCCGTAGTTGGGCGGCTCTGCCCACAATTGAAGAACATAGATCTCAGCGGTCTTTGCGGAATTACTGATGCTGGATTTCTTTCAGTGGTTGAGAACTGCGAGGCTGGTTTGGTGAAGGTTAACCTAAGTGGCTGCATAAATATCACAGATGCTTCAGTTACTTCCTTGGCTAGGCTTCATGGAGCAACCCTCCAAAGGCTAAACCTTAGTGGCTGCAGTATGGTTACTGACGATAGCTTGGGTTCAATGGCAGTAAACTGTGGAATGCTCAAAGAGCTCGATGTTTCAAAGTGTGCTATTACAGATTTTGCTGTTGCTTCACTTTCTTGTGCAAAGAATCTTGAATTACAGATCCTATCCTTGGCTGGTTGCTCTCAGATATCAGACAAGAGCTTGCCTTATCTAGCTGACATGGGCGAGATTTTAATCGGTTTGAATCTCCAGCAATGCAAGTCACTAAGCAGCAGCATGATTGATCTGCTCGTGGAAAGTCTCTGGAGATGTGACATCCTCGCTTAACACAATCCTGGGAAGCAGTAGAAGAAGCCCTTGACAGCTGAAGGGTAATATTGGATCAGAAAGTGTCAAAATGTCAGATAACAGTAGCCGAAGAAGAAGCAGTATCAGAATTCTCTCTCTCCCTTTCTCTTATTATTATAGTTACCACTCTTACACGGGTAGTAGTAGCAACATCCATCCCACTTACTCCGTAGGTCCTCCTTTtggtgtcttggttgttttccgCAGGACTTTGGCAGATCATTTTCTCCTATTTTTTTCAGGTTTCCTTAATCTCATAAGGAAAGCTGTTGCCAGGTGTTTTGGTTCCCTATTATTGGGGGAGCCCCTTTTTGCCATAGTCCTTTGTTAATTCAGTCACCGAGTCATAGTTACAGGGTATCAGTTCTTTTCCGATTTCCTTTGACGTGGGATGGTCTCAAGTTTTTGGTATTACCGGGTACCTCTTCCTGGTGGTGCTTTTTGGTTCTCTTTTGTTGGGGTTACAGTTCTTAAAATGCGTCTGCGTGTGTGTCTAGTTGCATTGGTCGTGTTGGTCTAGCTTTTATGAAGTCGTTTAAATAAAATGCGGGAAATGATGTGTTTTCCGCATAGTGATTATCGTGTCAGGTCAGGTCGAGTCGAGTGTGTTTTCCTTTCAGTTAAGTAGTACCACTGGTTTGAAGTTGTGTCTTCGAGTCAATTGTAGTAATGTAGTGTAGTTGCAGTGTGTGGAAGTTCAGATGGTGGAAGTCCTAGGATAACAGAGCTTTGGCAGTGATAGGAGGTTCTTTTAGTCTCCTGCCATTACGACATTAGTCGTTTTTTTCTCTTCATTTTCCAAGCTCTAGTTATGTTACACGATGCTTCCATTTTGAATTATCTGTACTCTTGCAACTCTCTTTATGTTACATGAATAAAAATGTTATTATTAGTGTTTTATAAcctctctctctctgtctctcttttattacagttttttttgttttgttttgtttctggGTTTTCAAGTGTAATAACTGCTGGTGATGCAATTGGTACAAGAAATAGGATCTGATATAAAGAAGTCAGTAGAAATGTATCAGTGGAGCCAGGATATTTGATCTGTTTTCGCAGTTTCAATCCAATGTTGATGGTACAAGAGAAAAAGTGGCAATCAAGAGCCATTGGAAGACTTTTCTTCAGAATTTTTGCAAAGTGGACCAATTTACTAGAAGATCAAAACTAGCTAGGTATGGTACAGGGGACTTGCAGATTCTGCAGTTGCTGCTTTTTGATCTCAGCAAAAATGGTGCATCATATCATCTTACGCGAGGTTTATGCTAGTAAATGTCAAGCAGTAACAACCAGAAGATCGAAATTAACTTAGGTATGGTATTCTTTGGAACATGTAAAAAATTTGGGATTTTAAGCAATGTGAAGTGATATCTGTGATGAATCGAGTTTAACATccgaatctaaaaaaaaaatgaaaatcagaaGAATTGAGTGGGTGGAAGTTTTGAAGATGGTGTGGTCATGCTGTCCTTGTTCCTCCTACTCCTGAGAATCAATCTGCTCATAATTTTGGGTCTCAGGTATGTTTTTTCAGTTGTGAAATTTGGTTTCGAGATGTGGATTCTAAACAATATTTGATTTTGGGATTGTTCGATAGGAAGTTTAGCTGTTGGAATTGAATTGAAtatttgtttgttattggtattgaGAGTCATAGGGTTGAGCTTGTGCAGCTGAGAAATTGGAAAACTTAGAGAAATTAGACAGTAGAGGTTATATGACTCAAACCACATCACTGGAGGAAAGTAATAAGTACGGCTTTTCATTCACTTATTGTAGTTCGTTTGAAATTTGAACGTTTAGCGAACTTGGTGACTTCATTACGAATTATTATGATCTGTCTTGTTTGCTTGTGTTATGATTTATGTACGCTGTATTGAATGTATGTGTTgcttgtggtgtatttggtaagAGGAAAACAGAAAATGTTGATAACATCGAGTTATATAGACCGAGTTTAGGTGACCCAAAGAACCATCACtagaaaagaaagaaatgaagAAGTGTTGAATATTGTCTTGTTCACTCTCGAATTCTCTTTCTAACTGCAATACGAACGCACAATGTTTGCCCTCTAGAAGGGTAGGCTTTATTGTAGGCAGCAATAGTTGAAACAGAATTAGAGAGTGATAATTCTCGTCCAGATTGTCTCTGATATTGGGTTTATGCTATCTCCTTCATATTAGTTGTAGGCAGCAGTGGTTGTAGGCTGCTTATTGTATGATAATTCGAAACAGACTTGAATCAGTTCAGGCTTAGTTTCATGAATTTGGGTCTCAGCTATGTTGTTTTGAGTTGTGAATGTGGTTTTGAGATTTGGGTTCCAAGTAAGTTTTGATTTTTCGGGTCATTGGATAGTGAAGTTTAGTTGCTATGTTTGAATTGGTTATTTGTTAGTTAATGGTATTGAGAGCCGTGGGGTTGAGCTTGTGCCGACACCGAGAAACTTACACACTAGATATCGTACGACTCAAATCACAGTCACTGGAGGAAACTGATTAGTATGATTTTTCATTCACCCATTGGTAGTTAGTTCGGAATTTGAACATTTAGTGAACCTGGTGTTTTCATTGTGAATCATAATGACCTGCCTTGTTCGTTTATGTACATTGTAATGAATATATCTTATGCTTGTTATGCATTTTGCAAGAGGAAAACAGAAAATGTTGAAAACATAGAGTAATTGAGTCCAAGTTTAGGTGACCCAAAGAACCATtgctagaaaagaaaagaaaagaaatgatgaATGTTGAGTATCATCTTGTTCACTCTCAAAATTTTGTTTCGAACTGCAATATGATCTGCGGATACAATGTTCTCCCTCAATTGTAGTCATCCAGATTGTCTCCGACTATCTCTTTATATTAGTTGTAGGTAGCTTATTGCATACTAGTTGGTAAAGGAATCGAATCTATTCAGGCCTAGTTTCATTTTATAGGTATGGTTTTGAACGTTTCTCCTACTCAGTTTGAAGCTTTGTTCTGTTATTTTACTCTTTGTCGTGCGCATATATTGATGTCCCATTTTGCTTATTTTCGTGAAATTGTTCTATTTGACAGGGATTCTTCAATTTTACGTCACGCAGACCTCGGCATCTTTTGGAGCTTGGATATAATGTCATGTACAACGACATAGTATGAACATGCCAGCAGTATGAACACCAACTTATCTCTTGTGATGCATCTTCAGTCATCTATAACACTTCTGCTGTTGCAGAACTCTTACATTATTACATAATCATTGACATATTTCTCATTTTTTGGAATGAATAGATGAAACCGCTAAAGCACTCTAATGCTCTGCCACCTCCTGGCAAGAAGGGGGTGTACATACTTCTGCAGCTGCATGATTTTCCTCAGGCCAACCCCTGGAGCCAAAATAGTTGTGAAGAAATGGATTGAAGAACTTCAAGATCAGCCATGGCACATGGTCCAAAAAAGCAAAGGCAAATGACCAACCTGGGTTCAACTGGGCCCTCGTTTCAAATCTAGATTCCAATCGACTTCCCCATTTGGACCTACTGGATAAAGTTGTTTTTCTTCCTTGAATCTTGATACTCTAAAGAGGTCTTGGATATCTATCTATCCGACCAAAACCGGATTCTATTAGCCATTGCCCATTTTATAGACGATCCCATTCTTGAAAAGCTCCAATCTGTTGCATATCCCCTTCTACAAACCTTTTTGCCATATGAAAGTCTAGTAAATTCATCGCACCATCTCTGTCAAATCTCAAGACAGTTGTAAATACGAGATCTTGCCGGAGTTCTCCGAACAACGAGTATCCCGATTTCTGAATGTTTATTTAAAGACTACAAGAAGCAAACGCAGATTGCATCAGAATTACTCAAGTTTCCAAGACATTCTGCAAGTTGTGCGCTTGAGTTCCTGTCCCCAGAGTAATACGAGTAGATTCATAGACTATATAGAGTGGGCTTCTTAAGACGGTGACTTGAACTTCATACGAGAGTGTGCCTAAGGCGCTACAGCAATGGGCTTTTTCTGGTACAAAGTTTACATCTTTAaaatggaaaatttcttgtttggtcctaagcccataaggttatttatagtagggtccaacgggaattttttttatctggaggtccaaaattaattgaaaacattgaaatgaccataataccctctactaccaaacgtgtgcgtGTCTACACCCTTATtatattgagtacatatctgctgcactgcttacaaatttgagtacacatagcttatatacttataaattcgagtacatatcttctGCACTGTTAACTATCAAAATCAACGACAAGAAGCTTCACTCTATTAACTGGTTTTTCgtccaagttttacaaacccaatctttgaatattcgacCAATGTTTCCATGTTTATCTCAAGTTCTAAATCAAGCTTTATCTGGAGTTGCCTGTATGTAGCATTTAAGAATCCTTTATATTAACTTGTCTTCTCTTCACTGCCTTCTCTTGGCAGCAAAACgacttcaaaatcaaaccaaactctcCAAAATTGAATACCCAATCTTTATTTCCTTCTCAGCTTCGAGATCCCAGTCCTGATCTCCCTTGATCTTCATTCCAATCAATGACAGACAACAACTCTTTCCCAACTGGTTTCTCGGTATTAATCTCTCACTCTGTCTGTTGTTCTGAGCTTCTGGATCACGCCTTTCCTCCTCAAACACGACCACAAGAACCGTGACTAGCTGCTGGTCGACTTTGTTGGACAACGTGTGAACTCTTGGCAGCAGCTCTTCGTATTTTGGTGTAGACTGAGATGAAATGAGCGGAACTGGTCGAGTGTATTAGGACCTAGCTTTGTTGTTGCGCGTATAAGACTGGCCTTATCACAGCAGGTGGCTACCCCGATTAATAAGTGTGACTGCCTTGGCTTCAAATCCATTAGCACCTAGCGTAGCCAAAATGATGAATTAtgcctcttctcctcttctttcatGTAACATGACTCTAAAATGCCTGCAAaataaaacaaacgtaatatacaaaaatacaagagaaataactaagaaaagcataaaaaattgacattcaaaagatgtatttaGGCACTTATCACCCATTACCAATGAAAACTCTTAAGACGTGTAGGCGTTTAGCAAACCATACCAACTGACGAAGAGTAATAATCCTGCAAAATGTTTTCCAGTCTATAAATGATGTACTCAATTTCTTGACAGTACATCTGCACTCAATTTATTCGGTCCTTTCTTTTTCGAAGGCAACAAATAACTATTTCTTGACAGTACTATACACCCATTTATTGACAGTATACCTACACTCAGTTCATGTTTTACATCTACAAAAATCATCCTTGAATAAACTCAATTCATActgtataataaaaaaaatcgttCTCGAACCGACACATAACTGTAATAAGCCAATTCCAGTACCAACCCAAaaagatcatataaccaatggaTAATGCTAAGAAACAAAATTCTTCCTTTCACACCATGACAGTGATTGCGTTACAAAACACactaattctatctaaacctattGTAATGCTAAGAAAGGCAAGTCTTCGTTTcacaactatcagtacatattggATGCACTCATATTTTCAGTGGATTTTAAACATAATAACACGGATTTAATGTTAAGAAAAATATGTACAGGATCCTATAAATGTCCCCATAATGAACAATACTTCACTTAGTCCAACTTGGGTAATTATAGAGTGAATATACTTAAACATTGAAACTAAAATCGTATGGGTTGTCCAGCGGATAGACGACGGTGCTGGTatactaagagaaaaaggtatagcaaggagataaactgtttattagtttttttttggtattcctCTATGCGAAAAAAGAAACTTAAGCAAGAGTCTTACGTAGTTGTGTTGATAAGGT
This portion of the Papaver somniferum cultivar HN1 chromosome 11, ASM357369v1, whole genome shotgun sequence genome encodes:
- the LOC113321678 gene encoding EIN3-binding F-box protein 1-like, encoding MPTLINFSGNDELFRGAMYANLMDSSILSLTSCMDVYYPPLKRSRITPFVFTEQEVIVQKKQQPSIEVLPDECLFEIFRRLPGNEEKSLCACVSKRWLMLLSSIRTEETVKVVSEKVIEEVQSDGYLSRCLKGKKATDNRLAAIAVGNAGSGGLGKLLIRGDNSVSGVSDVGLASIARGCPDLRVLSVWSVPTVGDEGLIEIANGCHKLETLDLSECPFISDKALVAIAENCHNLTSLTIESCSRIGNDGLQAIARGCPKLNSITIKDCPLVGDQGISCLLSSSSNTLSKVKFQNLNITEVSLAILGHYGRSITDLVLTGLQNVSERGFWVMGNAKGLQKLVSFGVTSCRGFTDVAIEAFGKGCPNLKNLSLHKCSFVSDNGLVAFTKNSACIKSLRLEECNRISQYGVLAAIPNCGLKLKALSLVKCMGIKDIVSEAHRLTPSKSLRSLSISDCPGFGSISLAVVGRLCPQLKNIDLSGLCGITDAGFLSVVENCEAGLVKVNLSGCINITDASVTSLARLHGATLQRLNLSGCSMVTDDSLGSMAVNCGMLKELDVSKCAITDFAVASLSCAKNLELQILSLAGCSQISDKSLPYLADMGEILIGLNLQQCKSLSSSMIDLLVESLWRCDILA